The sequence GTGACGGGCTCGCGGACGACCTCGTCGGCGATGGGCCGGGGCTTCTGCCGGACCCCGTTGACGGTGCGCAGGCTGTACGTGACCCTGCGCGCCCCGGGGCGGCCGGCGCGCTCGACGACCTCGGTGCCGGCGAACAGGGTGGGGTCCTCGACCTCCTCGGTCGCGTAGGGGATGCGCTCCTCGCGGACCTCGCGGGTGCCGGTGATGCGGAGCACGGTGACGGTCTGGCCGTCGCGCGGGAAGTCGGTGGGCGGTACGGAGGTGGTGTCCTGGCCCTGGAGGGTGATGCCGGCCTGGTCGAGGGCTTCCTGGACGGTGGCGGCGTTGGTGCGGATGGTGCGTTCGCGGCCGTCGGCCATGAAGGTGACGCTGCGTTCGGTGCGGACGCTGAGGGCCAGGCCCGTACGGGGGACGGGGGCGGTGCGGGGGGCGGAGAGGTAGGCGCCCTCGGCGCGGATGCCGAACTGGCGCAGGGCGCCCTCGACGGTGCGGGCGGTGGTCCACACCTGGCGTTGCTGTCCGTCGAGGGTCAGGCGCAGGGGGCGGCCGTAGCGGACGACGATCTCCTCGCCGTCGGTGAGGCGTTCGCCGGGGGCGGGGGCGACGAGGTCGTGGGGGCCGACGCCGAGGCCTTCGGCGGCGAGCAGTTCGCCGATGTCGTCGGCGAAGGTGTGAAGGTTGCGCGGGACCCCGTCCACGGTGAGCCGTACGGCCTTGTCGGCGGCGACGAACGCCGTGGTGCCGCCCGCGAGGAAGGCGACGACGAGGGCCTGCGGCACGATCCGCCGCCAGTTCCCGCCGAGGGTCTCGACGGGGGTGGCGCGGCCCCGGGCCCGGCGGCGGCCGGGCACCGCCCCCGCCGGTGCGGGGGCGTGCGGGGCGGGCGCGGGTGCCGGAGCGAGGGTGGGTGTGGCGGCCGCGGGGGCGACGGCTCGGCGGCGGCCCGAGCCGGGCGCCACGGGCGCGGCGACCAGGGTGTCGGCCTCGGCCAGTTCGACCGGTGACATCCCGGGCCGGCGACGGCGCCCGCCGCGCGGGGCCGGGACCTCCGGGGCCGGGAGCGCCGGCTCCGGGTCCCAGGCCGCGGGCCCGGGATCACCCGTACCGGCCGCCCGGACCGAGGACTGCGCCGAGGAGGGGGCCAAGGGCTGGGCCTCGTACGCCTCGGGGAGGGGACCGCCACGGCGGTGACTGCCCTGCGTATCGCTCACGACGCTCGCTCCACTGGTGATCCGGCACCCTCTGGTGCGGGCACGGCACCCTAGCGGAGGAATCGTCACGCTCCAAAGCGGATCGACTACTCAGCGTGTCGGATCGGGTGGAGGATCAGTAGCCGAAGGCGCGGGCCGTGTTGGCCGCCAGCGCCGTGGCCATCGCGTCCTCGTCGATACCGCGGACCGCGGCCATCGCCCGGACCGTCAGCGGAATGAGGTACGGCGCGTTGGGCCGTCCTCGGTACGGCGCCGGGGTGAGGTAGGGCGCGTCCGTCTCGACGAGCACCAGCTCCAGCGGGGCCACGGCGAGGGCCTCGCGCAGCGGCTGGGCGTTCTTGAAGGTGACGGTCCCGGCGAAGGACATGTAGTACCCGGCGGCGGCGCACTCGCGGGCCATGTCGGCGTCCCCGGAGTAGCAGTGGAAGACGGTGCGCTCGGGGGCGCCCTCCTCACGCAGGACGCGCAGCACGTCCGCGTGGGCGTCCCGGTCGTGGATGACCAGCGCCTTGCCCTGCCGCTTGGCGATCTCGATGTGCGCGCGGAAGGAACGCTCCTGCGCGGCCATGCCCTCGGGCCCGGTGCGGAAGTGGTCCAGGCCGGTCTCGCCGACCGCCTTGACGTGGTCGAGCGCGGCCAGCGCCTCGATCTCGGCGAGCGCCTCGTCGAGCGCGGCCTCGCCTCCCCCGGACCGGGCGCCCTGTCGCGACCAGCCGTCCGGATCGCCGTGGACGATGCGCGGGGCTTCGTTGGGGTGGAGGGCGACGGCCGCGTGGACGTTCGCGTACGCGGCCGCGGTCTCGGCGGCCCACCGGGAGCCCTTCACGTCGCAGCCCACCTGGACGACGGTGGTCACGCCCACCGAGGCGGCCTTCGCGAGGCCCTCCTCGACGGTCCCCGCCTGCATGTCGAGGTGGGTGTGCGAGTCCGCGACCGCCACCCGAAGGGGTTCGGGCAGCGGCGGCGGTGCGTCCTTGGGCTGCGTCTTCTCCACGCGTGTGCTCATACGGCCGATCTTATGACCGGCGGAAGAGCCCCTTCAGACGGGAGAGCGGGCCCCGGCGCTCCTCGGTCGGGTCGACGGCCACCGGCCCCGGCGAGGCGTGCGACCGGGCGGACCTGCGCGGCTTCGGCTGCCGGGGGACGTTCGCCCCGGCCGGTACGGGTCCGGCGATCCCGGGAGCGATCTGGTGGTGGTAGATGTGGTCGATCATCCCCATCACCGAGGAGACCTGTCCGGCCCGCATGATCCGTACGACGTGTCCGCCGCAGTTCAGGCAGGTCGGGTTGGACAGGGGGGAGGGCACCCGCTCGCCGTCGACCTTGTACATGATGAACGGCTCGCCCTTGGCGTCGACGTGGTGCTCGATCGCGTACGCCTGCTCCCAGCCGTACCCGCACCTCATGCACGCGAAGGAGTAGGCCTCGTGCACGGTGTGCACGTCGGAAGCGGTCACAGCGACAGGGACTGCGGCGGGGACGGGTACCGGGGTGTCTGCGATCTCACTCATGCCAGCTCCTCTTGTTCCACTGGTGCCATTGCCAGTGGACGCCTCGACGGGCGGGAGCGCATCAGGCCCTGTCTACTGTTGGACGGTCCTTGGGCGACTCATTCCGAAAGTGCCCGTTGCGCGGTCTGAGCTTTGCTCTTCAGGCTAGCCCTTTACCTGCCTACGGCATCTTTTGTGCCGCGTTCTTTGCCGCGACGACCGCGTCGAACACCTCGCGCTTGGGTACGCCGATCTCGGCCGCGACCGCCGCGATGGCCTCCTTGCGCCGCTCCCCCGCCTCCTCGCGCACCCGTACCCGGCGCACCAGCTCCTCGTCGTCCACATCACCGAGCACCGCGGCCGGGGCGCCCTCGACCACGACGGTGATCTCCCCGCGCACGCCCTCGGCGGCCCAGGCCGCGAGCTCGCCGAGCCCGCCGCGCTTGACCTCCTCGTAGGTCTTGGTCAGTTCGCGGCAGACGGCGGCCCGCCGGTCGGCTCCGAAGACCTCGGCCATCGCGGCCAGGGTGTCGTCGAGCCGGTGCGGGGCCTCGAAGTAGACGAGCGTGCGCCGCTCGCCCTCGACCTCGCGCAGTCGGCTCAGGCGCTCCCCCGCCTTGCGCGGCAGGAATCCCTCGAAGCAGAACCGGTCCACCGGCAGCCCGGACATGGCGAGCGCGGTGAGCACCGCGGACGGCCCGGGGACGGCGGTGACCTTGATGTCCTTCTCCACGGCGGCGGCGACCAGCCGGTAGCCGGGGTCGGAGACCGAGGGCATGCCCGCGTCGGTCACCAGCAGGACGCGCGCGCCGCCGGTCAGGGCCTCGACCAGTTCCGGGGTGCGCGCCGACTCGTTGCCCTCGAAGTACGACAGGACGCGCCCGGTGGTGTGCACGCCGAGCCCCTGGGTCAGCCGGCGCAGCCGCCGGGTGTCCTCGGCGGCGATCACATCGGCCCGCTCCAGCTCGGTCGCCAGTCGCGGCGGGGCGTCCGCGAGATCGCCGATGGGGGTGCCGGCGAGCACGAGCGTGCCCATCAGGCCCTCGGCCGGGGCGGCGGTGGTGGTGGTGGGCTCGGTACCGCGGGGCTGGTCAGTCGTCACCCGCCCATCCTCTCAGCCCCGTGCCTCGCCGCCCCACGCCGCTGGTGGCGCACACAGATCTCTTCCCTACGATGTGCCGGTGACCAGTACCGCGACGCCACCGCCCAGCCCCGCGGGGGCCCCGCCCGCCTCAACGGCGGGACGCGAGGACGAGCCGCCCACCTGGCTGCGCCGACTGCGCGGCTTCGGCTACGTGCCGCCCGCCGCCGCTTCCGCGCGCGCGGACGTCCGCACCCGCCTGGTGCCCCCGTACGCCAAGCCGTCCAAGCAACTGTGGATGACCTTCGGCCTGCCACCGCAGGTGTGGGGGACCTGGCAGCTGATCGTCTCGTGGGTGGGGCCGCTGCTGGTGGCGCTGGTGGCCGGGGTGCTGCGGTTCGTGCACCTGGGCAGCCCCAAGGCGGTGATATTCGACGAGACGTACTACGCCAAGGACGCCTGGGCCACGATCCGCCAGGGCTACGAGGCGAGCTGGCCCAAGGACATCGACGCCTCGATCCTCGCCAACCCGGACGGGGTCGCCCTCCCGACCGATCCGGGCTACGTCGTGCACCCGCCGGTCGGCAAATGGGTGATTGGGGCCGGCGAGTGGATGTTCGGGTTCACGCCCTTCGGCTGGCGGTTCATGACCGCCGTGCTCGGCACCCTGTCGGTGTTCATGCTGTGCCGGATCGGGCGCCGCCTCTTCCGCTCGACCTTCCTGGGCTGCCTGGCGGGCGCGCTGCTGGCGGTGGACGGCCTGCACCTGGTGATGAGCCGGACGGCGCTGCTGGACCTGGTGCTGATGTTCTTCGTGCTCGCAGCCTTCGGGGCCCTGCTCATCGACCGCGACCGGGCCAGAGCCCGGCTCGCGGACGCGTTGCCGGTGGACGAGGAGGGCCGGACCCGGCCCGACGCGAAGATCGCCGAGACGCTGCGGCTGGGATGGCGGCCGTACCGGATCCTGGCGGGCGTCTGCCTGGGTCTGGCCGCGGGCACGAAGTGGAACGGCTTCGTCATCCTCGCCTTCTTCGGTGTCCTCACCGTGCTGTGGGACGCCGCCGCGCGCCGCACCGCGGGCGCGGGGGCCCCGTACGCCTCGATGCTGCGGCGCGACGCGCTGCCCGCCTTCGTGTCCACCGTCCCGGTCGCGATCGCCACGTACCTGGCCTCGTGGTCGGGCTGGATCCTCAGCCCGGACAACGGCAAGGGCGGCTATCTGCGCGACTGGGCGGCCAAGTACGACCAGGGCAGTTCGCTGAGCTTCCTGCCGGAGTGGCTGCGCAGCCTGTGGCACTACGAGACCGAGGTCTACAGCTTCCACGTGGGCCTGACCTCGGGGCACACCTACGAGTCCAACCCGTGGAGCTGGCTGGTCCTGGGTCGGCCCGTCTCCTACTTCTACGAGTCCCCCGAACCCGGCACCGACGGCTGCCCGGCGACCGCGGCGGGCAAGTGCGCCCGCGAGGTGCTGGCCCTGGGCACCCCGCTGCTGTGGTGGGCGGGCTGCTTCGCGCTGCTGTACCTGCTGTGGCGGTGGTTCTTCCGCCGTGACTGGCGGGCGGGCGCGATCGCGTGCGCGCTGGGTGCGGGTCTGCTGCCCTGGTTCAACTACCAGGAACGGACGATCTTCTACTTCTACGCGGTGGTCTTCGTCCCGTACCTGTGTCTGGCGGTGGCGATGATGATCGGAGCCCTGCTGGGCCCGGCCGGATCGAGCGAACGCCGCCGGGCGCTGGGCGCGATCGGCGCGGGCGTCCTGGTCCTGCTGATCGCCTGGAACTTCATCTACTTCTGGCCGATCTACACGGGCCAGACCCTGCCCATGGACTCCTGGCGCGGCCGCATGTGGCTGGACACCTGGGTCTAGCAGCGAAACGAGGGCCCCGATGCCGGACGGCGTCGGGGCCCTCGTTTTTCGCCGTTACCGGGACGCCTCGCAGGCGGATTGCGCGGCGTCCTTGCTCGCGCCGACCGCGACCAGGCTGGCGTTGCAGCTGGTCAGGTTGCCGATGTACCCCTGGTAGCACGCCTCCCCGGCGCCGTCCGTGGCCTTCGGGGCGTGCTGGGCGACGTACTGCTCGCACGCCTTGACGTCCGCGTGGGCGGACGGGGCGGCGACGACGGCGCCGCCGAGGACGAGGGCGAGGCCTGCCAGGATGCCGGGGATACGAGTCGACGGACGCATGCGGATGCACCTGCTCTCTCGGTGGGTCACGCGGTCCGCCGACGCGCCGGACCGCGGGCGGGGGCGGCGGTGCGGAGCGGGCACTCCGGTGGGCGACCGGCTCGGCGCAACGGTCACCCTCGCCCTTCCGACGCTAGAACACGGCACCGGGGCATGCACGTCAGGCCTTGAGCGGCCGGCCGAGCGTGACCGGTCCGAAGTCGGTCGGCAGATGGCGCACGGCCCGCGCCGCGGCCTCGGGCGCCGTGGGGAACACGCCGAGGTTCGGGGTGATGAAGCCGGTGCCCACCCCGTAGGTGCCGTCGCCGCCGGCGCTCAGGCACGGACTGCCGAGCGTCAGGCTCGGGCGGGTGGTGGAGGAGAAGCGCAGCGTCCAGTGGCTCGTGAACGGGTAGAGGGCGCGCAGGGCCGGCTCGGCGTAGGCCGCCTCGACCAGGGCCTGGTACTGCGCCTGCCAGGCGTACTCCAGCTCGCGCGCCTCCCGGAGCATGCCCTGCCACTCCGATTCCACCAGGCGGACGGGGTCGAGGTCGGGCACCTCGAAGCGGCCCGTCAGGTGCGCGAACGGGGCCGCCCGCCGGATGTCGTCGAGGGATTCGCCGTCCTGCCAGGCCCGGGCCGCCCTGGCGACCTGGGCCAGGTCGTCCGTGTCCCCGTCGACGAGGCACATGCCCTGGAACGGCTCCCCGCCGCGGATCGACCAGCACCGCTCGCGTGTCGAGGCGTCGATCCGCAGCGGCTCGCGGTGCGGCAGTGTGCTCGCGACGCTCCCGTACAGCAGGAGGGAGTCGGGCGAGGCCGCGGGGACGGCTTCGAGGTGGCCGTCCGCGGCGGCTCGGAGCGCCGCGGCGAGGCTGCCGTGGGCCGCGACGTCGGGGTAGAGGGCGGCGGGATCGTGGGGTGTGGACACAGCTCCCGATTGTGCCCGGCCCGCGGGCCGGGGCTCCCCCCGGATGTCCCGGTCCGGTAACAACGACGTACCGGAAGGCTGCACAGAGTAAAGTCCGCACCAAGGGTTCTTTGAACATGTTCAGAGAGCCGTATTCATGGGGGAAGGACTCAAGTGAACGGGGCAGCGAAGGGTGCCGTCATCGGCGGGGTGTTCCTCGCCCTGGTCGGCGGCGCCGGGTACGGGGTGTACACGCTGGTCGGCGACGCCGACGGAGAAGGCAAGGGCCCGGACGGCGAGACCTCCGTCCAGGCCGAGAAGGGCAGCGGGCCGGTCAGCGAGAAGGACGCCGCGAAGACCGCCAAGGCCTTCCTGGCCGCGTGGGCGGCCGGGGACGAGCGGGTGGCCGCCGACCTGACGAACAACGCCGCGGCCGCGCAGGCCGCGGTCGGGGACTTCAGGACCAAGTCGTACGTGTCGAAGGCCGTGATCACCCCCGGCACGCCGAACGGCACCGTCGTGCCGTTCAAGGTCGAGGCGGAGATCACGTACGAGGGCACGACCAAGCCGCTCGCCTACGACTCCCAGCTGACCGTGGTACGCGGGCTGACCAGCGGAAAGCCGCTGGTCGACTGGCAGCCCTCGGTGATCCACCCGCAGCTCCAGAAGGACGAGAAGCTGCGCGCGGGCGCTCCGGCGAACCCGCCGGTCAAGGCGGTCGACCGCAACGGCGAGGAGCTGACCGCGGAGAAGTACCCCTCGCTGCGCCAGGTCCTGGACGAGCTGCGCCAGAGCTACGGCAGCAAGGCGGGCGGCAAGCCGGGGGCCGAGCTGTGGATCGAGCCGGCCGCCAAGGACGCCCCCAAGCGGACCTTGCTGACCCTCGTCGAGGGCGAGCCGAGCACCCTCAAGACGTACCTGGACGCGAAGGTGCAGGCGGCGGCCGAGCAGGCGGTCGCCAAGTTCCCGGAGGCATCGGTGGTCGCCGTGCAGCCGAGCAACGGGCACATCCTGGCCGTCGCGAACAACCGCAAGGACGGCTTCAACGCGGCGATGCGGGGCAACCGGGCGCCCGGATCCACGATGAAGATCGTGACGGCGGCGATGCTGCTGGACCGCGGCCTGGTCTCCGCTGACAAGCCGGCGCCGTGCGAGAAGACGGTGACCTGGGGTCGCGAGTTCCACAACCTGGACCACTTCGATCTGCCGCCCGGCACCAACTTCGCGACCTCGTTCGCGCGTTCCTGCAACACCGCCTTCATCAAGCAGATCAAGCCCGTCGACGACGACTCCGCGCTGCCGAACGAGGCCACGGAGGTCTTCGGCATCGGCCTGGACTGGAAGACCGGCATCCTGTCCACCGACGGCAAGGTCCCGCCGGCCACGGGCGCGGCGGCGGCCGCCGAGTACATCGGCCAGGGCCAGATCACCATGAACCCGCTGAACGTCGCGTCCATCACCGCCACGGCCCGCACCGGCGTCTTCCGCCAGCCGGTGCTGGTCTCGCCGGAGCTCGACGGCCGCAAGCTCGCGACGGCCGAGCGCAGGATGAAGTCCTCGGTGCAGCAGCAACTGGTCGGCATGATGAAGCTGACGGCCACCAGCGGCACCGCCCAGAAGGCGATGGCCTCGGTCCGCGGCTCGGACAAGGGCGCCAAGACCGGCTCGGCGGAGGTCGGCGGGGCCGGGGAGAGCCCTGACAGCTGGTTCACCGGCTTCAGCGGTGATGTGGCCGCGGCCGCGATGGTGGAGGGCGGCGGCCACGGCGGCGAGGCGGCGGGCCCGATCGTCGCCCAGGTGCTGAACGCGGGCTGACGGGGGCCGACCGGGTGTCGGCGACGCGACCGGCCAGGACCCGACCGGGCCGGAGCGACCGGCCCGGGCCTCGGCCCCGGCCCCGGCCGAAATCGGTCGTGTCGCCGCGCCCGGCGGCGATAGCGTCGCGGCATGACGACGTCCACGCACCCCCTGTTCGCCGAGGCCCTCACCGGGCTGGGCCTCGACCTCACCGTCCGGACCTTTCCCGAAGGGACCCGTACGGCCGCCGACGCGGCGGCCGCGATCGGCTGCGAGCTGAGCCAGATCGTCAAGTCGCTGATCTTCGCCGCGGACGGGGTCCCGGTGCTGGTCCTGATGGACGGGGCCTCGCGCGTGGACGTGGAGGCCGTACGCCGCGAGCTCGGCGCCGGGAAGGTGACGCGGGCCGACGCCGCCCTGGTCCGGGAGACCACGGGCTACGCGATCGGCGGGGTCCCGCCCTTCGGGCACCGCACGCGGACCCGGGTGCTGGCCGACCGGTCGCTGCTGGCCCACGAGGAGATCTGGGCGGCGGCCGGTACCCCGACCACGGTGTTCCCGATGGCCCCGCAGGAGCTCATCGCCTACGCGGGAGCCACGCTCGCCGACGTACGCGAGCGGAGCGAGAAGGTCGGGCCGACCGGGCCGAACGAGCGGGCCTCAGAGGGCTGACAGGGCCGACTTCAGGGCCCGGACCAGGGCCTGTGCCCGCGGGTCCGCGGTGACCGACTTGGCGTGGGCGTTGGTGACGTAGCCGAAGCCGATGCCCGCCTCCGGGTCCGCGAAGGCCAGGGAGCCGCCGCGGCCGGGGTGGCCGAAGGAGGCCGGCGAGAGCAGCGGCGAGGCCGGGCCGTGCAGCATGTAGCCGGCGCCGAAGCGGGTGTTCACGACGAGCACCCGGTCCGGCCCGGCGGAATGCTCCTGAGCGGCGAGCGCGGTGGTGGCCGGGGTGAAGATCCGCGCGCCGTCCTCGACCACGCCGATGGTGGCTCCGTAGAACCGGGCCAGGGCGCGGGCCGTCCCGATGCCGTTCGAGGCGGGGAGTTCGGCGGCCCGGTAGGCGGGGTCGTTCTCGTCGGGCAGCGGGTCGATGGCGGCGAAGGCGCGGCGGGTGAGGGAGTCCGGGTCGGCGTAGGCCTCGGACACGTTGCGCCGCGGCCGGGTCCGCAGCATGCCGGCGCTCTCGGGCGGCTCCACCGGCGCGACCAGGCCCACCCGGTGGGTCTCGGTCTCCGGAAGGCCGATCCAGAACTCCAGCCCCAGCGGTTCGGCGATCTCCTCCGCCAGGACGCAGCCCAGGGTGCGGCCGGTCGCCCGCAGCACCAGCTCGGACAGCAGCCAGCTGTAGGTCTGCGCGTGGTAGCCGTGCTCGGTGCCCGGCTCCCAGAAGGGCCGCTGCGCGGCGACCGCGTGCGCCCCGGACACACCGTCGGCGGCCTCGGCGGCGCTCAGCCCCCGGTCCAGTGCCGGTATGCCCGCCCGGTGCGCGAGCACGTCGCGGACCAGGATCCGTTCCTTGCCGCCGGTCTTGAACTCCGGCCAGTACGAGCCCACGGGCGCGTCCAGGTCCATCAGTCCGCGCTGGTGCAGCAGCAGCGGCACGGCGGCTGCCACGCCCTTGGTCGCGGAGCGGACGATCTGCGCGGTGTACTCGGTCCAGGGCTCGGTGCCGTGCGCGTCCTTCGTGCCGGCCCACAGGTCGACGACCTTGCGGCCGTCGCGGTACACGGCCACGGCCGCGCCCCGGTCCCCGAGCACCTCGAAGTTGCGTACGAACGCGTCCCTGACGGGCTCGAAGCCCTCCGTCACCACACCCTGGATGTCCACGTGCGGTGCAACAAACGCGGACCGGTGCTTATGCCACCGATACCGAACGCGGGTCGAAGCCGAAGGGCAGCTCCAGCCGGTGGGCCCGCATCAGCTTCTCGTCGCACAGCAGGTCCTGGGTGCCGCCGTCGGCCGCGATGACCCCCTCGCTGAGGATCACCGAACGCGGGCACAGTTCCAGCGCGTACGGCAGGTCGTGCGTCACCATCAGCACGGTCACGTCCAGCGAGCGCAGGATGTCCGCGAGCTCGCGGCGCGAGGCCGGGTCCAGGTTGGACGAGGGCTCGTCCAGGACCAGGATGTCGGGCCGCATGGCCAGGACGGTCGCCACCGCGACGCGGCGGCGCTGGCCGAAGGACAGGTGGTGCGGCGGCCGGTCGGCGAAGTCCGCCATGCCGACCTGGTCGAGGGCCGCCCGGACCCGCTCCTCCAGCTCGGCACCGCGCATGCCGGCCGCCGCCGGGCCGAAGGCCACGTCCTCGCGCACGGTCGGCATGAACAGCTGGTCGTCGGGGTCCTGGAAGACGATGCCGACCCGGCGGCGGATCTCGGCGAGGTTGCGCTTCTCCACCGGCAGCCCGGCCACGGTCACCGAGCCGACCCCGCCGCCGAGGATGCCGTTGAGGTGCAGCACCAGCGTGGTCTTGCCCGCGCCGTTGGGTCCGAGCAGGGCGACCCGCTCGCCCTTTCCGACGGTGAGGTCCACGCCGAAGAGGGCCTGGTGGCCGTCGGGGTAGGCGTAGGCGAGGCCGGCGACTTCGAGGGAGGGAGTGAGGGAGGGAGTTCGGGTCACAGGGTCCATCCCATCAGACAGACGGCGAGGGCCGTCACCGGGAGCGTGGACGCGTACGCCCACTGGGCGCGCGTGGCGGCGACCTCGTCGATCACCGGCATCGAGCCGGTGTAGCCGCGGCTGACCATGGCGAGGTAGACCCGCTCGCCGCGCTCGTAGGAGCGGATGAACAGCGCGCCGGCGGTCTTGGCCAGTACCCCCCAGTGTCGGATTCCGCGGGCCTCGAAGCCGCGGGAGCGGCGGGCGATGGACATCCGGCGCAGCTCGTCGCTGATCACATCGCCGTAGCGGATCATGAAGGAGGCGATCTGGACGAGCAGGGGCGGCAGCTTCAGCCGTTGCAGGCCCAGCAGCAGGACCCGCAGCTCGGTCGTCGAGGCGAGCAGGACGGAGGCGGCCACGCCCAGGGTTCCCTTGGCGAGGACGTTCCAGGCGCCCCAGAGGCCCGAGACGCTGAGCGACATGCCGAGCACCTCCACCCGCTCGCCCTCGGCGACGAAGGGCATGAGCACGGCGAAGGCGACGAAAGGCACCTCGATCAGCAGCCGTCGGAGCAGGAAGCCGGCCGGGATCCGGGCGACGGCGGCCACCGCCGCGATGAGGACGGCGTACAGGCCGAAGGCCCACACCGCCTCGCGCGGTGTGGACACGACGACCACGACGAAGGCCAGGGTCGCGGCGAGCTTGCAGTGCGGGGGCAGGGCATGGACCGGCGAGTGGCCCTCGCGGTAGAGCTTGTGGG comes from Streptomyces virginiae and encodes:
- a CDS encoding ubiquitin-like domain-containing protein; the protein is MSPVELAEADTLVAAPVAPGSGRRRAVAPAAATPTLAPAPAPAPHAPAPAGAVPGRRRARGRATPVETLGGNWRRIVPQALVVAFLAGGTTAFVAADKAVRLTVDGVPRNLHTFADDIGELLAAEGLGVGPHDLVAPAPGERLTDGEEIVVRYGRPLRLTLDGQQRQVWTTARTVEGALRQFGIRAEGAYLSAPRTAPVPRTGLALSVRTERSVTFMADGRERTIRTNAATVQEALDQAGITLQGQDTTSVPPTDFPRDGQTVTVLRITGTREVREERIPYATEEVEDPTLFAGTEVVERAGRPGARRVTYSLRTVNGVRQKPRPIADEVVREPVTQLVKVGTKALPSSVSGADGLNWAALAQCESGGRPAATDASGTYGGLYQFDVRTWQGLGGSGRPQDASGAEQTYRAKKLYVQRGASPWPHCGRRLTS
- a CDS encoding TatD family hydrolase, which translates into the protein MSTRVEKTQPKDAPPPLPEPLRVAVADSHTHLDMQAGTVEEGLAKAASVGVTTVVQVGCDVKGSRWAAETAAAYANVHAAVALHPNEAPRIVHGDPDGWSRQGARSGGGEAALDEALAEIEALAALDHVKAVGETGLDHFRTGPEGMAAQERSFRAHIEIAKRQGKALVIHDRDAHADVLRVLREEGAPERTVFHCYSGDADMARECAAAGYYMSFAGTVTFKNAQPLREALAVAPLELVLVETDAPYLTPAPYRGRPNAPYLIPLTVRAMAAVRGIDEDAMATALAANTARAFGY
- the rsmI gene encoding 16S rRNA (cytidine(1402)-2'-O)-methyltransferase — protein: MMGTLVLAGTPIGDLADAPPRLATELERADVIAAEDTRRLRRLTQGLGVHTTGRVLSYFEGNESARTPELVEALTGGARVLLVTDAGMPSVSDPGYRLVAAAVEKDIKVTAVPGPSAVLTALAMSGLPVDRFCFEGFLPRKAGERLSRLREVEGERRTLVYFEAPHRLDDTLAAMAEVFGADRRAAVCRELTKTYEEVKRGGLGELAAWAAEGVRGEITVVVEGAPAAVLGDVDDEELVRRVRVREEAGERRKEAIAAVAAEIGVPKREVFDAVVAAKNAAQKMP
- a CDS encoding dolichyl-phosphate-mannose--protein mannosyltransferase, with translation MTSTATPPPSPAGAPPASTAGREDEPPTWLRRLRGFGYVPPAAASARADVRTRLVPPYAKPSKQLWMTFGLPPQVWGTWQLIVSWVGPLLVALVAGVLRFVHLGSPKAVIFDETYYAKDAWATIRQGYEASWPKDIDASILANPDGVALPTDPGYVVHPPVGKWVIGAGEWMFGFTPFGWRFMTAVLGTLSVFMLCRIGRRLFRSTFLGCLAGALLAVDGLHLVMSRTALLDLVLMFFVLAAFGALLIDRDRARARLADALPVDEEGRTRPDAKIAETLRLGWRPYRILAGVCLGLAAGTKWNGFVILAFFGVLTVLWDAAARRTAGAGAPYASMLRRDALPAFVSTVPVAIATYLASWSGWILSPDNGKGGYLRDWAAKYDQGSSLSFLPEWLRSLWHYETEVYSFHVGLTSGHTYESNPWSWLVLGRPVSYFYESPEPGTDGCPATAAGKCAREVLALGTPLLWWAGCFALLYLLWRWFFRRDWRAGAIACALGAGLLPWFNYQERTIFYFYAVVFVPYLCLAVAMMIGALLGPAGSSERRRALGAIGAGVLVLLIAWNFIYFWPIYTGQTLPMDSWRGRMWLDTWV
- a CDS encoding DUF6193 family natural product biosynthesis protein, with the protein product MSTPHDPAALYPDVAAHGSLAAALRAAADGHLEAVPAASPDSLLLYGSVASTLPHREPLRIDASTRERCWSIRGGEPFQGMCLVDGDTDDLAQVARAARAWQDGESLDDIRRAAPFAHLTGRFEVPDLDPVRLVESEWQGMLREARELEYAWQAQYQALVEAAYAEPALRALYPFTSHWTLRFSSTTRPSLTLGSPCLSAGGDGTYGVGTGFITPNLGVFPTAPEAAARAVRHLPTDFGPVTLGRPLKA
- a CDS encoding penicillin-binding transpeptidase domain-containing protein, whose protein sequence is MNGAAKGAVIGGVFLALVGGAGYGVYTLVGDADGEGKGPDGETSVQAEKGSGPVSEKDAAKTAKAFLAAWAAGDERVAADLTNNAAAAQAAVGDFRTKSYVSKAVITPGTPNGTVVPFKVEAEITYEGTTKPLAYDSQLTVVRGLTSGKPLVDWQPSVIHPQLQKDEKLRAGAPANPPVKAVDRNGEELTAEKYPSLRQVLDELRQSYGSKAGGKPGAELWIEPAAKDAPKRTLLTLVEGEPSTLKTYLDAKVQAAAEQAVAKFPEASVVAVQPSNGHILAVANNRKDGFNAAMRGNRAPGSTMKIVTAAMLLDRGLVSADKPAPCEKTVTWGREFHNLDHFDLPPGTNFATSFARSCNTAFIKQIKPVDDDSALPNEATEVFGIGLDWKTGILSTDGKVPPATGAAAAAEYIGQGQITMNPLNVASITATARTGVFRQPVLVSPELDGRKLATAERRMKSSVQQQLVGMMKLTATSGTAQKAMASVRGSDKGAKTGSAEVGGAGESPDSWFTGFSGDVAAAAMVEGGGHGGEAAGPIVAQVLNAG
- a CDS encoding YbaK/EbsC family protein, which codes for MTTSTHPLFAEALTGLGLDLTVRTFPEGTRTAADAAAAIGCELSQIVKSLIFAADGVPVLVLMDGASRVDVEAVRRELGAGKVTRADAALVRETTGYAIGGVPPFGHRTRTRVLADRSLLAHEEIWAAAGTPTTVFPMAPQELIAYAGATLADVRERSEKVGPTGPNERASEG
- a CDS encoding serine hydrolase domain-containing protein; the encoded protein is MDIQGVVTEGFEPVRDAFVRNFEVLGDRGAAVAVYRDGRKVVDLWAGTKDAHGTEPWTEYTAQIVRSATKGVAAAVPLLLHQRGLMDLDAPVGSYWPEFKTGGKERILVRDVLAHRAGIPALDRGLSAAEAADGVSGAHAVAAQRPFWEPGTEHGYHAQTYSWLLSELVLRATGRTLGCVLAEEIAEPLGLEFWIGLPETETHRVGLVAPVEPPESAGMLRTRPRRNVSEAYADPDSLTRRAFAAIDPLPDENDPAYRAAELPASNGIGTARALARFYGATIGVVEDGARIFTPATTALAAQEHSAGPDRVLVVNTRFGAGYMLHGPASPLLSPASFGHPGRGGSLAFADPEAGIGFGYVTNAHAKSVTADPRAQALVRALKSALSAL
- a CDS encoding energy-coupling factor ABC transporter ATP-binding protein, which codes for MDPVTRTPSLTPSLEVAGLAYAYPDGHQALFGVDLTVGKGERVALLGPNGAGKTTLVLHLNGILGGGVGSVTVAGLPVEKRNLAEIRRRVGIVFQDPDDQLFMPTVREDVAFGPAAAGMRGAELEERVRAALDQVGMADFADRPPHHLSFGQRRRVAVATVLAMRPDILVLDEPSSNLDPASRRELADILRSLDVTVLMVTHDLPYALELCPRSVILSEGVIAADGGTQDLLCDEKLMRAHRLELPFGFDPRSVSVA